In the genome of Ictalurus furcatus strain D&B chromosome 13, Billie_1.0, whole genome shotgun sequence, one region contains:
- the cd79b gene encoding B-cell antigen receptor complex-associated protein beta chain isoform X1 — translation MCCFQSSTSSPSVHKRGSHKCFKTCLCILHYFSNIVVDLCNSVCNSMFKVIPYEVSFSAVIGALELISLIMQHVLFPLSVLCPVTAGFQVQQKPRFYGVNVGKVVVFTCSASDLTLGDAVVTWYKIDKYDKEKVSNGQMHLVKNGRSVQRSGNMKGHLTIENVEVEDSGIYYCKMNQTWGRGTELQVFRLTKQKVVERRNNMKDMIILFQGFLLMLCVIIPLVWYYRLEQKEEAVYEEPERDHTYEGLEIEHCGDLYEDLTAFAQEPDTDAAWEVESPEQE, via the exons ATGTGTTGTTTTCAGTCTTCTACTTCCTCTCCATCTGTGCATAAAAGAGGAAGTCACAAATGCTTCAAAACATGTCTGTGTATCTTGCACTATTTCAGTAATATTGTTGTTGATCTTTGTAATTCTGTGTGTAATTCCATGTTTAAAGTAATTCCATATGAAGTGAGTTTCAGTGCAGTTATTGGGGCCTTAGAGCTCATATCACTGATCATGCAACATgtcctttttcctctttctgtctTATGTCCAGTCACGGCTGGTTTTCAAGTTCAGCAGAAGCCCAGGTTTTACGGTGTAAACGTGGGAAAAGTGGTGGTATTTACATGTTCTGCTTCTGATCTCACCCTTGGTGATGCAGTGGTGACATGGTACAAGATTGATAAATATGACAAGGAGAAAGTGTCCAATGGTCAAATGCATCTAGTCAAAAATGGCAGATCAGTGCAGCGTTCAGGTAACATGAAGGGTCACTTAACCATTGAGAATGTAGAGGTCGAAGACAGCGGCATTTACTACTGCAAGATGAACCAGACTTGGGGACGTGGAACAGAGCTGCAAGTATTCA GACTGACCAAACAAAAAGTGGTTGAAAGGAGGAACAACATGAAAGACATGATCATTTTATTCCAGGGTTTTCTCCTTATGTTGTGTGTAATCATTCCTTTGGTCTGGTATTACAGACTG GAGCAAAAAGAGGAAGCCGTATATGAAGAGCCTGAGCGTGATCATACATATGAG GGTTTGGAGATCGAGCACTGTGGGGACCTCTATGAAGACCTAACTGCATTTGCTCAAGAGCCAGACACAGACGCAGCCTGGGAAGTCGAGTCTCCAGAACAAGAGTGA
- the ifnphi4 gene encoding interferon phi 4 — MFLCLVHLCVIVTLCSVSSGFSCRWINPKFKQHHGECLALLREMGEEISVNSSIPDNWRHWFFNQSHSQPEKQIWFIVQTLDEVSRLLEDSDSVSWNKDKLDTFLHMLDLQANGLRSCLEHQMKKNKRLPLYFKRLRDLTKNDKQEKNEAWEWIRKELLQLFVLFDFFPALSVNRAANDIQ, encoded by the exons ATGTTTCTATGTTTGGTGCACCTTTGTGTCATTGTGACTCTGTGCAGTGTGAGCTCTGGCTTCAGCTGTCGATGGATCAATCCTAAATTCAAGCAGCATCATGGGGAATGTTTAGCACTGCTTAGAGAAATG GGAGAGGAAATCAGCGTCAACTCCTCCATCCCAGATAACTGGCGTCACTGGTTCTTTAACCAAAGCCATTCTCAG CCAGAGAAACAGATCTGGTTCATCGTTCAGACTCTGGACGAGGTCTCTCGTTTATTGGAAGATTCAGACTCTGTCTCCTGGAACAAGGACAAGCTGGACACTTTCTTACATATGCTGGATCTGCAGGCTAACGGACTACGCTCATGT CTCGAGCACcaaatgaaaaagaacaaaagattGCCCTTATACTTCAAACGACTAAGAGACCTCACCAAGAACGACAAG CAGGAGAAGAACGAGGCCTGGGAGTGGATCAGAAAAGAGCTGCTTCAACTCTTCGTGCTGTTCGACTTTTTCCCTGCTCTCTCTGTGAATCGTGCTGCAAACGACATTCAGTAA
- the cd79b gene encoding B-cell antigen receptor complex-associated protein beta chain isoform X2 — protein sequence MKVRLNEIMNYILLGCFVLSLVNLSVTAGFQVQQKPRFYGVNVGKVVVFTCSASDLTLGDAVVTWYKIDKYDKEKVSNGQMHLVKNGRSVQRSGNMKGHLTIENVEVEDSGIYYCKMNQTWGRGTELQVFRLTKQKVVERRNNMKDMIILFQGFLLMLCVIIPLVWYYRLEQKEEAVYEEPERDHTYEGLEIEHCGDLYEDLTAFAQEPDTDAAWEVESPEQE from the exons ATGAAAGTCCGACTCAATGAGATCATGAACTACATTCTTTTAGGTTGTTTTGTGCTGTCGCTGGTAAACCTCTCAG TCACGGCTGGTTTTCAAGTTCAGCAGAAGCCCAGGTTTTACGGTGTAAACGTGGGAAAAGTGGTGGTATTTACATGTTCTGCTTCTGATCTCACCCTTGGTGATGCAGTGGTGACATGGTACAAGATTGATAAATATGACAAGGAGAAAGTGTCCAATGGTCAAATGCATCTAGTCAAAAATGGCAGATCAGTGCAGCGTTCAGGTAACATGAAGGGTCACTTAACCATTGAGAATGTAGAGGTCGAAGACAGCGGCATTTACTACTGCAAGATGAACCAGACTTGGGGACGTGGAACAGAGCTGCAAGTATTCA GACTGACCAAACAAAAAGTGGTTGAAAGGAGGAACAACATGAAAGACATGATCATTTTATTCCAGGGTTTTCTCCTTATGTTGTGTGTAATCATTCCTTTGGTCTGGTATTACAGACTG GAGCAAAAAGAGGAAGCCGTATATGAAGAGCCTGAGCGTGATCATACATATGAG GGTTTGGAGATCGAGCACTGTGGGGACCTCTATGAAGACCTAACTGCATTTGCTCAAGAGCCAGACACAGACGCAGCCTGGGAAGTCGAGTCTCCAGAACAAGAGTGA